In Actinomadura luteofluorescens, the sequence GGCGCTCCTGCCGGAGCATGTCGCGGCACACGGTGAGCAGCGTCTCGATGTCGGACGACTCGCCGGTCGCCACGGCCACGGCCGTCTTCAGCGCCTGGAGGACGGCGCGGGGATCGGCGAACGACAGGGGGGCGGCGGCGCTCGCCAGTTCGCCGCGGACGTCGGCGGAGCCGGCGGAGTCCGTCAGCAGCGCCAGGTACCGCCTCGGCACGTCCGCGCCGGCCGGCAGGTCCGGCGGCCGGTCCCAGGTGAGCGCCCGGGACCCGGACGGGGCGTGGTCGGTGAACGACAGCCGGATCCGGTGCTCGGCGGTGCTCCTCGTCCAGGTGGAGACCGACAGCCGGGCGCGCATCCCGTACGGCAGCAGCCACGCCACCTCGTCGAGGAAGCGCAGGCGTTCGAGCATGGGAAGCGCCCCGGCGTCCTCGATGACGACGGGCCGGCTCTCCCCGGACAGCAGCGTCGCGGCGGTCCCCATCGCGGGCCCGCCGGGCGGCTTGCCGGGTTCGCCCGCCGGGAGGACGACCGTCGCGGCGGCGCCGTCCGCGGGCGGATCGAGCGGGGCGAAGGCCCGGTACAGCGACTCGTAGGACACCCGGGCCCGCGCGAGCGGTGCGAAGGGGACGCAGAACACGCGCGTCACCGAGTCGCCGGCGGGCGCCGCCCCCGTCCCGCGCCAGGTCTCGATGGCGAGCGTCAGGTAGGGGACGTCCCGCAGGCGCGTCCAGCCGATCGTCACCTGCGGCAGCTCGGCCGGCGCGCCCGTGTGGTACCGGTGCACGATCTCGGCGAAGTTCCCCCGGCTGAACCGTCCTCCGCTTCCGGCGAGCACGCCGCGGAGGCCGGAACGCCGGTCCAGACCCCACAGCGCCCACTCGGCGGTGACCCTCGTCTCGTCGTGCGGCATGCGGCCTCCGATCAGGGGGGCGGGGAGTTGAGGCGCAACCACTGCAGGGTCAGCACCAGCAGCGTGAGCACCAGAAGCAGGACGACGACCGTCAGGAACGTGATCCAGGGCCCCTGGGCGTCGTAGTCAGGCTCGCGGTTCTGCCGGGGCCGGGACCGGCCGGGTCGCTCATCCGGTCTCGATCCTTCGCCCCACGACGGCGGAGCCGACGTCCCGGACGGGGAGGGGGAGGCATGCCGTCCCCGGCCGCCGCGCCGGGGACGGATCTTGCGGACGAATCTCTCCACCACGCTCCCGGACTCCTGCGGAGGACCGCTCGGGGGCGGCGGGTCCGGCACGGTGCCGTGCAGGATCGCCTCGATGTCCTCGGTGACCTGGGGACCGAGCGTGGACGACCGCAGCATCCGGCCGAAGTACGCGTCGAAGAGGGCGGCGCCGGCGTCCGGGGAGGGTCCGTGCAGCGAGAGCGCGGCCGCGAACAGCGCCGGGGTCGGCTGGAGCGCCCGGCTCCCGTCCACGACCTCCTCGAACTCCTTGACGCCCAGCTGGGGGCCGTAGGCCGCTTCGAGCAGCCCGCGCAGCCAGGTGAACTGCGTGAGGTCGTCGTTCGGGAAGCGTCCGCGGAGCGGATGGGCCAGGTAGGCGTGCCGCCACAGCGGGCCGACGGCGTCCTCCTCCTCGGCGAGCCGCCGGGCCAGCTCGCGGAAGACCAGGTCGAAGAGGCCCACCCTGAGCGGCTCCCGCGCGGCCGCCGCGACCAGCGCACCGCTGTCGAGCCGGCCCAGGATCCTGCGGCGCCCGTCCTCGCCGCACCTGACCGCGATGAGGAGGTCCACGACCGGGTCGGCGCAGGGGTAGTTCTCCAGGGCCCGCAGGAGCAGGCCGTGGACCATCCCCGCGTCCTCCTCGATCTGGTCGAGATGGGCCTCGCTCAGGGTGCTCGCGTACGCCATCTGCAGCAGGGCCTGGTAGAGCTGGAGCTGCCGGGGCGGTGCGAGCACGGGCGACTCCTCCAGCAGCCGCTGCTCCTTGACGATCTGCCGGTACCGGCCGCGCTGCTCGGCCGTGATGCTCTGCGTCCGCAGATGCTCCAGCTGGTCGACGCAGTACTCGGCCGCCTCCCGCCGCCCGTTCCGGCGTGCGTCGGCGTAGGTGCGCAGCACCTCCGCCGGGTCCGTGTCGGCGCCGACCACGGGCGCCGGACGCTGCGGGGGAGAGTCGGCGATGTCCTGGAGGCGCCGCAGGGCGGCCCGGATATGGAGGTGACCGAACCCCATCGGCTTGTCGATCTGGGCCAGCTCCCCGATCACGTGGGACAGGTCGCCCTGGCGGGCGAGGATGTCCAGGTAGGTCCGCGCGACCTGTTCCGCGGGAGGCACGGCGGGCGGGCCGCTCCACATGACGGGCAACGCTCCCTCCCGCACGTGGCTGCTGAACGCGAGCCTGAAGTTGTGCTCCGAGGTGCTGCTCACCCAGGTCACCGCCGAGAACCGGGTCCGCATCGGGTACGGCAGCAGGGCGGCCACGGTGTCCAGGAAGCGCAGCCTGTCCAGCATGGGGACGCCCTCCGCGCCCTCGATCTGGACCGGGGACCGGGTGAGCAGGAGCGCCGCCGCCCCCAGCGCGTCCGAGCCGGCGCGGGCGGCGATCCGGTGCGGGTCGAGCCCGGGCACGCTGATCGGCTCGCCCGAGGCGGCGTCGTAGGTGGCGAGCGCCTCGTAGAGGTCCACGTAGGAGATCGGACGCCTGAGCTGGAAGTAGGGGACGCCGAAGTAGCGCGTGACCGCGATGTCCCGGCCGAGCCGGTCGCCCTCGCTGGACCATTCCTGGATCGCGAAGCCGAGGTAGATCTCGTCGCCGAGCCGCGTCCAGCTGATCGCGACCTGCGGCAGGTCGGTGTGGGTGCCCGGCGAGTAGCGGGAGATGATCTCCGAGAAGTCGTGCCGCCCCAGCCGCACGTCGCTGCAGCGGAGAAGGCGGAAGTCGCGCTCCTGCGGGTCCTTGCCCCACAGGGCCCATTCCGGCGTCAGCCGCACCCCGTCGGTGCTCATCGTCGACACCTCACCCTTGCTGATCGGCGGACAGGGACTGGGCGAGCCACAGCAGCGGCTCCATGACGTTGATGGGCCGCACGCCGCTGCGGATCTGGTAGCCGCCCGGGGCGGGGACCAGGTTCTGGTAGTCGCGCGGATCGAAGCGGTTCGTGCCGGGCGGGAGGTGGAAACCGATCGCCGAGGTCACGAAGAACCTGATGCGGTCCTGATGGAAGAACTTCTTCAGCTTCCGCAGGACCAGTTCGGCGTTGCCGCTCGCCGACACCCCGCAGAGGCTCTCGAACAGGCGCTCGGCGTCCTCGTCCTCCATCACCCGCGGGAAGCCCCGCGTGTCGTCCGGGTCGACGCCGAGGACCCCGATGCTGTCGGCCGTCTTCAGCACGCTGACCTCGTCGAACTTGGTGACGCACACCGCCAGGTGGTGGGGGAGGCGGCCGCCGGGGAACGTGCCGGCGGCCACCATCCGCTGCGAGAGCTGGGCGAGCATGCCGTGCAGGTTCTCGAACGCGTCGCCCTTCTCGTACTCCCGGATCGGGTCGAACAGGTAGAGGATGCCGCGGCTCTGGACGAGGTTGTCGAGCAGCCTGCGCCCGATCACCCGTCCCCGCTCGAACTGCTCGCCGCCGGCGTCGATCAGGTCGAGGCCGATCCGGCTCTCGGCCACGACGGTGCGCCGCCTCGGGAACCGTCCGGTGCGGACCGGGCGGTTCCCGATCAGGTACCACTTGTAGCGCTCGATGGCCTCGCCGGTCGCCCGGGGGAACTGCCGCCTGTCGGCGAGGGACCGGGTCAGGTCGGTCAGCACCTCGGTGGAGCCGGCGTCGGCGCCGACCACCTTCCAGTCGCCGTCCACCTGGGTCAGCGCGATGTCGAGCGCGGCGAGGAAGGTGGTCTTCCCGCAGCCGGCCGCCCCCCACATCGCGATGTTCTGCGTGGCGGCGCGCTCGTCCTGTCCTGGTTGCATCCTCGACCTCGTCCCTCCGCGGGTGGACGTCATGACGGCTCGCTGATGGGGAAGGGCACGCGGTACCCCTCGTCAGGGCCGAGGCCCAGCCGGGCCACGAGTTCGGAAAGGCCGCCGGCGTCCGCGCCCGCCGGGGGCTCTCCGGCCAGCCGCGCCCACGCCGGATGGGAGCGCGTGGCCGGACGGTCGCACAGGGCGCCGACCCGCACGCGCCGCTGGTGCCGGAGTCGTACCAGCGCCTCCTCCCAGTCGGTCCCGGCGGGGCAGGGAAGGTGCCCCGGCGTGGGCCAGAGCGGATGCGGCGGACGGTCGCCGACCAGGACCAGCGCCGTCCGCTCGGCCTCCGCGCCCCGGACGCCGGGGGCCGGCCGCGCGGCGGTGCGGCCGCGCGCGGCGAGCCGGGCGTCGACCTCGGCCAGGACGCACTCGACCGGCGCCGCGCGAGGATGGCCGGGCGGCCCGGGCGGGCGTGCGTCCAGCTCGTCCAGCGCGGCGAGCGCCTTGTCGGCGGACGCGTCCCAGAGCAGCACCTCCACCGGCGATCCCCGCGGCCGCCGCTCGTAGGAGTGGCTCCCGTACGCGATGAGGGACACCGTGAGCCCCGGGCGCATGCCCGCCGCCACCTCACCGATCACCTCCCGCGCGCGGGAGACACGGGCGGCGACCGCGTCGGCTTCCGCCGCGCAGACCTCCACCGCGCAGACCAGGTGGGTGCGCGGCATCGTCCGCGCGAGCCGCGCGGGAAGCGCGGCCACCAGCTCGTCCGTGCTGCGCTCCTCGCGGCTCAGGGGGCCGGGCAGCCCGTGGAAGGACACGCGCCCTGGCCCCCGCAGCTCGGCGCTGAGCGGGTAGCGGCCGGGCGCCAGCCGGATCCGCCGCCGCGACACCAGGCTCAGCGTCCTGCGCTCGCTCGACCACGCCATGACCGCGAACACGGTGCCGTCCTCTCCGGCGGGCTCGCAGCGCAGCGTCAGCGACGCCCGCTCGCCGCGCCGTGCCCCGACCGCGAACAGCAGCAGGCCGGACAGCTCGGGCCGCCCCGACGCCGCCTCCCGGACGGTGACGAGTTCGTAGCTCTGGCTCAACGGCTCGTCGTCGATCACCTCGCGGAGCAGTTCGGCCGTCCGCGCCCCGTGCACCCGCGCCGTGCGCGCGTCGGGCCGCTCCGCCACCAGCCACTCGTGCGCCAGCAGCGGCCGCATCGCCGAGGTGAACGTGCAGGTCAGGAACACGGTCGGCGCGTCGTGCAGGCGCGGGACGCGGTCGAGCACCGCCCCCCGGTCGAGCTGGTCGTACCGGACCAGGCCCGACCAGGGCGTCCGCCAGGTGCGGCCGGACGGAACACCGTTCTCCAGCCGCACCAGTTCGTGGACGTCCAGGCCCTCGGCCGTCGCGTCCACCACCAGAAGGGGCTTTTGCGAAGAATGCAGAACGATCGCTTTTGCAAGGCTTTCGCGTAGCTCCCCACTCTGTTCGATCAATGGCGGCTCCCGTCACCCCGTGGAAATACGGACTCAAGGCCGGCCCCCAGGCCGCGAGACTGCATCGATTGTGGGGCATGGGATCGCATTACCGGCCCCTCAATGGCCTGATCCGGCCAATGGCTTCAAATGGGGACTGCGCCACACTGCCCTCCGAGTTCGCTGTTTTATGCTTATCCATCCCAACCATCGGCGCGAGCGGGGGCCGAATTGCGCAGAATTTTGATCACCCTCTCCGGCGCCCGGGCCTCGGTCCTCGACCAGTGCCCGACCGAGCGCGGCAAGTTCGAGGGCATCGGCGGCGCCGTGCTCACCACCAGCACCCTGGCGACCATCTCCATGTGGTTCGCCCTCTCCAGCGCCATCGGCGTCCACCCGGTCGCCGCGATGCCGCTCGCGCTGCTCTGGGGCCTGGCCATCCTGAGCCTGGACCGGTGGCTGGTCGCCACCATCCCCTCCAGCGGCGGCCGGCGCTGGAAGCTGGCGCTGCCCCGGGTGGCGATGGCCGTGCTGCTCGGCTTCGTGATCTCGACTCCGCTGGTGCTGCAGATCTTCCGGGCGGAGATCGACGCGCAGATCGTGGAGATCAAGCAGCGCCGGGCCGACGACTTCGCGCTGGACCAGAAGAGGGGCGCCATCGGCGCCGACGTCGCGCGCGACCGCCAGGCGGTCGCCGGCCTCCAGCAGGTGATCGCCTCCCAGGGCGACGTTCCGCTCGACCCCGCCTCCGACGTCCGGATCCGGGCGCTCACCCAGCAGCGCGACGACCAGCGCAAGCAGATGCAGAGCCAGTACCAGCAGTGGCAGTGCCAGCTCTACGGCGGCCCCCAGTGCCCCCGGAAGGGCGACGGGCCGCTCGCCGCGGCCAGCGAGGCCGCGTACCGCAACGCCAAGAAGCGCGTGGACGACCTCAACGGCCAGATCGAGGACCGCAAGCGCGAGCTCACCGCGACGGGCGACGCCGCCAGGCGCACCCGGCTGGAGCAGGCGCAGGCCGACCTGCCCGCGGCCCGGCAGCGGCTCACCGCCGACGAGCGGCGCCAGGCCGATCTCCAGCGGTCCTTCGACGCGCAGAACGGCAACACCCACGGGCTGCTGATCCGCCTGCAGGCGCTGGACGAGGTCTCCGGCAAGGACGTCGTCCTGAACGGCGCCCGCATCCTCCTCTTCCTCCTCTTCCTGCTCATCGAGTGCCTTCCGGTGGCGGTCAAGCTGCTCCAGAAAACCTCGAATTACGATCAGATCCTCGCGCTGGAGGCCAGGAAGGAACTCCAGCAGGCCAAGAAGAAGATCGTTCCAGTGCCGGGAAACCTGTTCGGGGGCGAATCCGGCGGGTCCGTTCACGATATTTGGGGTGAGCGCCAAAGGGAGCAGGAGGAATGGCGCCCGGCCCGGCCGTCCGGACCGGGCAGGGAAACGGGGTCTTCCGGCGGCGAAGGCGGAATCCAAGGCGCCCCGGAATGGGGTTCGGGGCCCGGCGGCCCTCCGGCCGGCACCCGGCCGGAGGCGTCCGGCGACGGGACGCCGCCCTCCAGCGAGCACGAGGCGATCCGCAACGCGCTCGACACGCGCGTGACCCGGACGGTCGACTCCTCCGACCGGTCCGACGGCCAGCCCCTCTACACCGACGACGACGATTTCTGAGCCGCCGGTGGCCGGGCGCGACCCCACGCTCAACGGCCGGTACCGCGTCCTGTCCCGGCTCGGCGCCGGCGGGATGGGCACCGTGTGGGTGGGCGACGATCTGGTCCTGCACCGCCGCGTCGCGCTCAAGGCGATCAACCTCGAACCCGGCCGCCCGGGGGAGGCCGGCCCCATCGTCGCGCGCGCGAGGCGCGAGGCCCAGGCACTGGCGCGCGTCGGCCACCCCGCCGTGGTCGAGATCTACGACCTGTTCGTCGAGGACGGCGTCCCCTGGCTGGTGATGGAGCTCATCGACGGCCGCACCCTCGCCGACCTCGTCGCCGAGGGCCCCGTCGCCGAGCGGGAGGTCGCCCGGATCGGGCGGTGGGCGCTCGAAGGGCTGGACGCGGTGCACCGCGCGGGCGTCCTGCACCGCGACGTGAAGCCGGCGAACATCCTCCTCGCCGCCGACGGCCGCGTCCTGCTCGCCGACTTCGGCATCGCGCGGCTCGCCGGGGCCGCGTCCCTCACCGTCACGAACACCGTCCTCGGAACGCTGGAGTTCATGGCCCCGGAGCAGATCGCGGGCCACGACGCGACGGTCGCCTCCGACCTCTGGTCGCTCGGCGTCACCCTCTTCCTCGCGCTGGAGGGCTACTCGCCGTTCCGCCGGGGCGCGGACGCCCTCAACGTCCCCGCCACCCTCTACGCGATCGTGCACGACCCCGCGCCGGCGCCGAGCCGCCCCGGCCCCCTCGCCGACGCGATCGTCCGGCTCCTCGACAAGGACCCGGCCACGCGGTCCGACGCCGCCCGTTTGCGGAGCGCCCTGGAGGAGGTGGCGCGGGACGTCCCGCGGCCCGCGCCTCCCGGTCCCGCCGCGGTGGAGGCGCGGGTGCCGCGCGCGGAGCGGGCCGAGGTCCCTGGGCGGGCCGAGGTCCCCGGGCGGGCCGGGAGGCCGGGCGCGGCCCGCGCGGCACGCCCCGTGAGCGCGGCGCCGCCGGTGAACGCGAGACCCCCCGCGGGCGCGGCGGCCCTGGTCGAGGACATGACGGTGGACGAGGCCGCCCGGGCGGTCGTGAAGGCCGGGCCGGCGGCCGCCGCCCCCGCGCTGCTGGCGCTGCCCCGCCACCGCGCCGCGCTGATCCTGGCGGAGCTGCCGCCGGCGTCCCTCGGCGGGGTCCTCGACGCGATGGCGGCCGTCCCGGAGGCGACCGCGCTGATCCTGCCGATGTTCACCGCCGAGCGGGCGGGCCGCGCCCTCGGGCGGATGACCGGGAGCCGCGCTCTGGCGGTGCTCGCCGCGATGCCCGCCGGCGAGGCGGCGCGCATCGTCGCGCAGGCCGACCAGCGGACGGCCGCCTGGGTGCTCGGGGCGCTGCCGCCGTCCGAGGGGGCGCGCCTGCTCGCCGCGATGCCGGTGCCGCGCGCCGCCGGGGCCCTCGGATACGTCCCCCCGCCGACCATCGCGGCCCTGCTGCGGGGGCTCCCCGGCGACCGGGCCGCCGTCCTGCTGCGAAGGCTCACCCCCGCGGTCCGGGCGCGGGTCGACCGGCTGCCGTGAGCACCCCCGAGTGAGGAGAACGACATGCGGGACTTCTACGCGACGATGGCCCAGGTGCTGCCCGTCCTCCTGTTGGCGCTCATCTGGGAGTCGAGGTACCTGCAGGAGCTGCGCGGCGAGCACCGCGTGACCCGCCGCGACGACCCGGCGAACGGCGTCCGGTTCTGGACCAAGCCCCGGGTGCGGATCTACGGCTTCACCGCGGCCGGCGCCATCGTCGTGACGACGGCGCTGTGCTTCCTCGTCCTGGCGGGCGCGCTCCACGACGGCGTCTGGCTCCGGGTCGCCGTCATGTGCGGGCTGGCGCTCGCCCTGGCGAGCCTGCTGTTCCGCATCTGCGTCGAGCTGATCAAGGCGACGCGATGACCGGCGCGGATCCGAACCCGGCGGGCACGCCGCGCGTACGAGGGAGTGGGGCCCCGCGGGGCCCGGCCGACGCGACGTGAATGGACAGGGATTCGTGAAGCCTGCGCGGGGTGACCGGAGTGGGTGACCGGGCGGCGAGCGCCGGGTTCCTGTCACGGCTGCTGGAGGCGCTGGAGGACGACTGCGCGGAGTGCGGGGGGACGGGCAGCACCCCGAACGGGCAGTGGCTCTCCTGGCACCGGCGGGCCGGCGAGCTGATCGCGGTCGCCCAGGCCGCCCGCCGCGCCCACGAGCTGCGCCCCGTCCCGGGCGCCCCGCCCGCCGCCCCGCCCGCCGCCGCGCCCGAGCACGCCGAGCCCGCCATCGTGACCGCCGTCGAACGCGCCATCGACGATCACATGCGGGCCCGCCCGGACGAGCCGGAGGAGGAGCGCTGCGCCGCGTGCCGCGGCCTCGGCAAGGAGCTCACCCCGGCCGGGCGGCAGTTCGCCGAGGTGCTCGCGCGGCACGGCTTCGTCCGCCGGGAGTGAGGCCCGGCTAGGGAGCCAGGAGGATCTCCAGCACGCGTTCGCGCGGGTCGGGTCCGGCCTCGGGGACGAGGTAGCCGCCGGCCCAGAACCGCAGCATCAGCCGCGCCCGCAGGCGCGCCTCCTCCGCCTCGAAGCCAAGGTCCTCCAGGCATGCGGCGATGTGGCCGAGCAGCGCCCGGTCGGCGTGCCGCACCGCCTCCTCCGCCGCGGGCTCCTCCTGGGCCCACAGCCGCATCGCCCGGTCGATGGGCGCGACCTCGCGGCCGAGCGCCTCGATGCGGCGCAGCCGCTCGCGCGGGTCGGCGGTGCTGCCGAGCGCGAGCCCGAGCACCTCGTCGGTCCGCTCGTGCGCCCACCGGTCCAGCAGCGCCCGCATCAGCTCCGGGCGGTCCCGGAAGTGCCAGTAGAAGCTGCCCTTGGTGACGCCGAGCCGGGCCGCCAGCGTGGTGATCGCGACGCCGCGCTCGCCGGCGCGGGCCAGCTCCCCGTAGGCGGCCTCGATCCAGTCGCGCCGCGCCACCCTGGGCCGCACCGTCCTCGTCCGGGCCGTCATCCCACCCCCTGTCTCCGCCGGGCCGCCGTCACACCAGGGTCACCGGGCCGGGATCCAGGCCCAGCTCGATCCTGCCGTAGAGGGCGTACGCCGCGTCCGGTTCGAACACCACGTGCCCGGAGATCGTATTCACGTCCCGCTGCGCCCGCTGGAAGGGGGAGTCGGCGAACTGCGCGCTCGCCCCGGCCGCCGTGCACAGGTCGTTGACGACCCGCCGCGCCGTCCCGGCGACATGCGCCGCCACCAGCCGGGCCCCGGCCCGCCGCCGCAGGTCGCACCTCCCCTCGGCCACGGCGCGGACGACGCCGCGCAGGGCGTCCTCCAGCAGCAGCCGGGCGGCGGTCAGGTCCGCGGTCGCGGACGCGAGCCGCACCTGCGCCCCGGTCGTCTCGCGCTGCCGCTCGCCGGAGTAGGCCATCACCCGGCCGCGCGTCCGCTCGGCGAACCGTGCCAGCACGCCTTCGGCCACGCCGAGCACGGGCGCGGCGCCGGTCAGCGCGAACACGGGCACGAGCGGCGTCCGGTAGAGCGCGCCGGAGTGGACGAGGGACCCGGGCGAGCGCCCCTCCGCCAGGTCGAGGAGCGGCACCGACCGGTGCGCCGGGACGAACACGTCCGCCACCTCGATGTCGTTGCTGCCGGTGCCCCGCATCCCGCTGGTGTGCCAGACGTCGTGGACGGCCACCTCCTCGCGCGGCAGCAGGAACAGCCTCGGCTCGACGGCGTCGCCCGCGGTGACCGGCGCCATGACCATGACGTGCCCGGCGTGCATCACCCCGCTGCCCCACGACCAGCGCCCGGTGACCCGGTGCCCGCCGTCCGCGGGAGCCGCCGTCCCGGTCGGCGCGAGGACGCACGGGATCAGCGCGTACGGCCGGTCCGCCCAGACCTCGGCCTGCGCCCGCTCGGGGAAGAGCCCGACCATCCAGTTGTGCAGCGTGTAGATGACCGACAGCCACCCCGTCGAGGCGCATCCGGCGCCCGCCTCCCGGCACGCCGCCGCCATCTCCTCGAACCCGCGCTCGGCCCCGCCGAACCGCTTCGGCACCAGTATCGCGAAGAGCCCGGTCGCGGCCAGGTCGGCGATGGTCTCGTCGGGCAGCCGCCGCGCCTCCTCGGCGGCCCGCGCACGTCCGGCGAGCGTCGGCGCGAGGTCCCGGACGCGGCACACGATCTCGTCTCCATACTCCATGGTATGGAACCGTACTCCACGGTATGGAGACCGGCCAGGGCCCTTCCGGTTCAGGCCCGGCCCCAGCGGTAGGTAGACGCCGACGGAGGGAGAACGATGCGTCCGCGGGACGGTGCCGAACTCGAAGGCGTCCGGGTGCACGCCTTCGAAGTGCCCACCGACGGCCCCGGCGGCGAGGAGGAGGACGGCACGCTCCGCTGGGACTCCACGACCCTCGTCCTCGTCGAGGCCCACGCGGGCGGCCAGACCGGGATCGGCTACACCTACGGGGACGTCTCGGTCGCCGCGTTCGTGGAGTCCGCGCTCGCGCCCGCGGTGCGAGGCGCCGACGCGCTCGCCCCACCCGCGGCCTGGGAGCGGATGTTCGCCGCCATCCGCAACGCCGGACGACCCGGCGCGGGCGCGATGGCGGTGTCCGCCGTCGACGTCGCGCTCTGGGACCTCAAGGCGAAGCTTCTCGGGCTTCCGCTGTTCAGGCTCCTGCCCGCATTCCACGACCGGGTGCCCGTCTACGGCAGCGGAGGCTTCACGAACTACTCCCTGGACCGGCTGGCCGGCCAGCTCGCCGGCTGGGTCGAGCAGGGCGTCCCGCGGGTCAAGCTGAAGGTCTCGCGGCGCCCCGACGAGGACCCTAGGCGCCTCACCGCCGTCCGCGAAGCGATCGGGGACGGCGTCGAGCTTTTCACCGACGCCAACGGGGCCCTCACCCGCAAGGACGCCCTGTACTGGGCGCGGCGTTTCGCCGAGGAGTGGGACGTGCGGTGGTTCGAGGAGCCGGTGAGCTCCGACGACCTCGCGGGCCTCCGCCTCGTCCGCGACGAGGGGCCCGGCCGGCTGGAGGTCGCGGCGGGGGAGTACGGCTTCGTGCTGAAGGACTTCGCCGCCCTGCTCGACGGCCCCGCCGTGGACTGCCTCCAGGCCGACGTCACCCGGTGCGGCGGCATCACGGGACTGCTGCAGGTCGCGGGGCTGTCCGCGGCGCGGCAGACCGATCTGTCAGCGCACTGCGCCCCGGCGGTGTCCGCGCACGCCTTCTGCGCGGTCGACCGCCTGCGCCACCTGGAGTACTTCCACGACCACGTCCGCGTCGAGCGCCTGATCTTCGACGGAACGCTGACCCCCGCGAACGGCGCCCTCGTCCCCGCCCCCGACCGTCCCGGCCTGGGCCTGGAGGTCAGATGGCCCGACGCGGAGCCCTACCGCACCCACGGCTCCAGAGGGGTCAGTGGGAGGTCATCGTGGGGGTGAAGGTGACGGGGAGGGCGGCCAGGCGGCGGACCCAGAAGGACGGGAGCCACAGGAGTTCTTCCGGTTTGACGGCCAGTTCGATGTCGGGCAGGCGATCGAGGAGGACCTCCACCGCCGTCCTCGCGACGACCTCGGCGAGCTCCGGGGCGGGGTAGGGGCATCCGTGGTCGCCGTGGCCGAACG encodes:
- a CDS encoding DUF4407 domain-containing protein, with product MRRILITLSGARASVLDQCPTERGKFEGIGGAVLTTSTLATISMWFALSSAIGVHPVAAMPLALLWGLAILSLDRWLVATIPSSGGRRWKLALPRVAMAVLLGFVISTPLVLQIFRAEIDAQIVEIKQRRADDFALDQKRGAIGADVARDRQAVAGLQQVIASQGDVPLDPASDVRIRALTQQRDDQRKQMQSQYQQWQCQLYGGPQCPRKGDGPLAAASEAAYRNAKKRVDDLNGQIEDRKRELTATGDAARRTRLEQAQADLPAARQRLTADERRQADLQRSFDAQNGNTHGLLIRLQALDEVSGKDVVLNGARILLFLLFLLIECLPVAVKLLQKTSNYDQILALEARKELQQAKKKIVPVPGNLFGGESGGSVHDIWGERQREQEEWRPARPSGPGRETGSSGGEGGIQGAPEWGSGPGGPPAGTRPEASGDGTPPSSEHEAIRNALDTRVTRTVDSSDRSDGQPLYTDDDDF
- a CDS encoding TetR/AcrR family transcriptional regulator, whose product is MTARTRTVRPRVARRDWIEAAYGELARAGERGVAITTLAARLGVTKGSFYWHFRDRPELMRALLDRWAHERTDEVLGLALGSTADPRERLRRIEALGREVAPIDRAMRLWAQEEPAAEEAVRHADRALLGHIAACLEDLGFEAEEARLRARLMLRFWAGGYLVPEAGPDPRERVLEILLAP
- a CDS encoding protein kinase domain-containing protein; translation: MAGRDPTLNGRYRVLSRLGAGGMGTVWVGDDLVLHRRVALKAINLEPGRPGEAGPIVARARREAQALARVGHPAVVEIYDLFVEDGVPWLVMELIDGRTLADLVAEGPVAEREVARIGRWALEGLDAVHRAGVLHRDVKPANILLAADGRVLLADFGIARLAGAASLTVTNTVLGTLEFMAPEQIAGHDATVASDLWSLGVTLFLALEGYSPFRRGADALNVPATLYAIVHDPAPAPSRPGPLADAIVRLLDKDPATRSDAARLRSALEEVARDVPRPAPPGPAAVEARVPRAERAEVPGRAEVPGRAGRPGAARAARPVSAAPPVNARPPAGAAALVEDMTVDEAARAVVKAGPAAAAPALLALPRHRAALILAELPPASLGGVLDAMAAVPEATALILPMFTAERAGRALGRMTGSRALAVLAAMPAGEAARIVAQADQRTAAWVLGALPPSEGARLLAAMPVPRAAGALGYVPPPTIAALLRGLPGDRAAVLLRRLTPAVRARVDRLP
- a CDS encoding acyl-CoA dehydrogenase family protein, with product MEYGDEIVCRVRDLAPTLAGRARAAEEARRLPDETIADLAATGLFAILVPKRFGGAERGFEEMAAACREAGAGCASTGWLSVIYTLHNWMVGLFPERAQAEVWADRPYALIPCVLAPTGTAAPADGGHRVTGRWSWGSGVMHAGHVMVMAPVTAGDAVEPRLFLLPREEVAVHDVWHTSGMRGTGSNDIEVADVFVPAHRSVPLLDLAEGRSPGSLVHSGALYRTPLVPVFALTGAAPVLGVAEGVLARFAERTRGRVMAYSGERQRETTGAQVRLASATADLTAARLLLEDALRGVVRAVAEGRCDLRRRAGARLVAAHVAGTARRVVNDLCTAAGASAQFADSPFQRAQRDVNTISGHVVFEPDAAYALYGRIELGLDPGPVTLV
- a CDS encoding enolase C-terminal domain-like protein, coding for MRPRDGAELEGVRVHAFEVPTDGPGGEEEDGTLRWDSTTLVLVEAHAGGQTGIGYTYGDVSVAAFVESALAPAVRGADALAPPAAWERMFAAIRNAGRPGAGAMAVSAVDVALWDLKAKLLGLPLFRLLPAFHDRVPVYGSGGFTNYSLDRLAGQLAGWVEQGVPRVKLKVSRRPDEDPRRLTAVREAIGDGVELFTDANGALTRKDALYWARRFAEEWDVRWFEEPVSSDDLAGLRLVRDEGPGRLEVAAGEYGFVLKDFAALLDGPAVDCLQADVTRCGGITGLLQVAGLSAARQTDLSAHCAPAVSAHAFCAVDRLRHLEYFHDHVRVERLIFDGTLTPANGALVPAPDRPGLGLEVRWPDAEPYRTHGSRGVSGRSSWG